The following coding sequences are from one Diospyros lotus cultivar Yz01 chromosome 7, ASM1463336v1, whole genome shotgun sequence window:
- the LOC127806489 gene encoding caffeoylshikimate esterase-like, which yields MVHPVAEANEKSPFGLLTPAEFYARHSVSHSSEYITNSRGLKLFTQSWIPLPPAEVIGTVAIVHGYTSESSWFVQLTAVLFAESGFACCAIDHQGHGFSDGLVYHIPDINPVVDDCVSFFDSFRDRYAPSLPSFLYAESLGGAIALLITLRRGGSSRPYNGVVLSGAMCGISEKFKPPWPLEHFLSIAAAVVPTWQVVPTRGSIPDVSFKVEWKRKLAVASPKRRVSRPRAATAQELLRVCRELQSRFAEIDVPLLIVHGGEDVLCDPACVEKLYQHASSKDKTIRIFPGMWHQLVGEPDEYVELVFGEIVEWLTTRAARAEGA from the coding sequence ATGGTGCATCCGGTGGCCGAAGCCAACGAGAAGAGCCCCTTCGGCTTGCTCACGCCGGCCGAGTTCTACGCTCGCCACTCGGTTAGCCACTCGTCCGAGTACATCACCAACTCTAGGGGCCTCAAGCTCTTCACTCAGTCCTGGATCCCGCTCCCGCCGGCCGAGGTTATCGGCACCGTGGCCATCGTCCACGGCTACACCAGTGAGTCCAGCTGGTTCGTGCAGCTCACGGCGGTGCTCTTCGCCGAGTCCGGCTTTGCCTGTTGCGCCATCGATCACCAGGGCCACGGCTTCTCCGACGGCCTTGTCTACCACATCCCCGACATCAACCCTGTAGTCGATGACTGCGTCTCCTTCTTCGACTCCTTCCGCGACCGCTACGCGCCGTCGCTCCCCTCCTTTCTGTACGCCGAGTCCCTCGGCGGAGCCATCGCGCTCCTCATCACGCTCCGCCGCGGAGGCTCCAGCCGGCCGTACAACGGCGTCGTTCTCAGCGGCGCAATGTGCGGGATTAGCGAAAAGTTCAAGCCGCCGTGGCCGCTTGAGCATTTCCTGTCCATCGCCGCCGCGGTGGTGCCGACCTGGCAAGTGGTGCCGACTCGCGGCTCGATTCCGGACGTGTCCTTCAAGGTGGAGTGGAAGCGGAAGCTGGCGGTTGCAAGCCCAAAACGGCGCGTGTCGAGGCCGCGCGCCGCGACGGCACAAGAACTTCTGAGAGTGTGCAGGGAGTTGCAATCGAGGTTTGCAGAAATCGATGTGCCGCTGCTGATTGTGCACGGCGGCGAGGACGTCCTCTGTGATCCGGCGTGTGTGGAGAAGCTGTACCAACACGCTTCAAGCAAAGACAAGACGATTCGGATATTCCCCGGGATGTGGCATCAACTGGTGGGCGAGCCAGATGAGTATGTGGAGTTGGTGTTTGGGGAAATTGTGGAGTGGCTGACCACTAGAGCTGCACGCGCCGAAGGCGCGTGA
- the LOC127805770 gene encoding caffeoylshikimate esterase-like — MVHPVAEANEKSPFGSLTPAEFYARHSVSHSSEYITNSRGLKLFTQSWIPLPPAEVIGTVAIVHGYTGESSWFVQLTAVLFAESGFACCAIDHQGHGFSDGLVYHIPDINPVVDDCVSFFDSFRDRYAPSLPSFLYAESLGGAIALLITLRRGASSRPYNGVVLSGAMCGISEKFKPPWPLEHFLSIAAAVVPTWQVVPTRGSIPDVSFKVEWKRKLAVASPKRRVSRPRAATAQELLRVCRELQSRFAEIDVPLLIVHGGEDVLCDPACVEKLYQHASSEDKTIRIFPGMWHQLVGEPDENVELVFGEIVEWLTTRAARAASGRGGDVGA; from the coding sequence ATGGTGCATCCGGTGGCCGAAGCCAACGAGAAGAGCCCCTTCGGCTCGCTCACGCCGGCCGAGTTCTACGCTCGCCACTCGGTTAGCCACTCGTCCGAGTACATCACCAACTCTAGGGGCCTCAAGCTCTTCACTCAGTCCTGGATCCCGCTCCCGCCGGCCGAGGTTATCGGCACCGTCGCCATCGTCCACGGCTACACCGGTGAGTCCAGCTGGTTCGTGCAGCTCACGGCGGTGCTCTTCGCCGAGTCCGGCTTTGCCTGTTGCGCCATCGATCATCAGGGCCACGGCTTCTCCGACGGCCTTGTCTACCACATCCCCGACATCAACCCTGTAGTCGATGATTGCGTCTCCTTCTTCGACTCCTTCCGCGACCGCTACGCGCCGTCGCTCCCCTCCTTTCTGTACGCCGAGTCCCTCGGCGGAGCCATCGCGCTCCTCATCACGCTCCGCCGCGGAGCCTCCAGCCGGCCGTACAACGGCGTCGTTCTCAGCGGCGCGATGTGCGGGATCAGCGAAAAGTTCAAGCCGCCGTGGCCGCTTGAGCATTTCCTGTCCATCGCCGCCGCGGTGGTGCCGACCTGGCAGGTGGTGCCGACTCGCGGCTCGATTCCGGACGTATCCTTCAAGGTGGAGTGGAAGCGGAAACTAGCGGTTGCAAGCCCAAAACGGCGCGTGTCGAGGCCACGCGCGGCGACGGCGCAAGAACTTCTGAGAGTGTGCAGGGAGTTGCAATCGAGGTTTGCAGAAATCGATGTGCCGCTGCTGATTGTGCACGGCGGCGAGGACGTCCTCTGTGATCCGGCGTGTGTGGAGAAGCTGTACCAACACGCTTCAAGCGAAGACAAGACGATTCGGATATTCCCCGGGATGTGGCATCAACTGGTGGGCGAGCCAGATGAGAATGTGGAGTTGGTGTTTGGGGAAATTGTGGAGTGGCTGACCACTAGAGCTGCACGCGCCGCTTCGGGCAGGGGCGGGGATGTAGGCGCGTGA
- the LOC127805615 gene encoding uncharacterized protein LOC127805615, with product MVRQALQAKWDEDEYKKRVEQNKKNHGSETDKSVHTSGFIPFTESRKMMEAFERLSAEASSASAGGSKSSSPPTVDERHIFYQVVSGRNKKGRVYALGSQGRQSYPVGSGSKSSSPPTVDERHIFYQVVSGRNKKGRVYALGSQGRQSYPVGSDSNSSGSYGLSSELEQMRIRATQMNEELHFARTKVIEVQNELHSTRTRMDEELHSART from the exons ATGGTGCGACAAGCATTGCAAGCAAAGTGGGATGAAGACGAGTACAAGAAGCgagtagaacaaaacaaaaagaatcacGGCTCCGAGACTGATAAGTCAGTCCACACAAGCGGATTCATTCCTTTCACCGAGAGCCGAAAAATGATG gaggcgttcgagagattaagtgcaGAGGCATCTTCAGCATCAGCCGGCGGTAGCAAGTCATCTTCTCCACCTACAGTCGACGAGCGCCAcattttttatcaagttgtcTCTGGTAGGAACAAGAAGGGTCGTGTCTACGCTCTCGGCTCTCAAGGTAGGCAGTCCTACCCTGTTGGATCCGGTAGCAAGTCATCTTCTCCACCTACAGTCGACGAGCGCCAcattttttatcaagttgtcTCTGGTAGGAACAAGAAGGGTCGTGTCTACGCTCTCGGCTCTCAAGGTAGGCAGTCCTACCCTGTTGGATCCGATAGCAACTCTAGTGGTTCATATGGGTTGTCGTcagaattagaacaaatgagaatAAGGGCCACTCAGATGAACGAGGAGTTGCATTTCGCTCGGACCAAGGTGATCGAGGTGCAAAATGAGCTACATTCCACTCGAACTCGAATGGACGAGGAGTTGCATTCTGCTCGAACCTAA